Proteins co-encoded in one Myripristis murdjan chromosome 4, fMyrMur1.1, whole genome shotgun sequence genomic window:
- the cldn33b gene encoding putative claudin-24 has protein sequence MDTCACALELLGMFVYVGAWLCALATTIMPQWLTMSTELLAIESYELGLWETCVVQDVGGMECRSYDSLLGLSYDLKLARIFMCISLATGLLGILVAIPGLHLVNSCKGQQGRRTKRMLTIMGGVLGMVSGVLCLIPVSYVAHLAVLQFFDDTVPEVVPRWEFGDALFCGWVGGFLLVVAGLLLVTSCLCSQLEPQPLLQRRHQVRSTDICSRKRSDYV, from the coding sequence ATGGACACATGCGCCTGCGCTTTGGAGCTGCTGGGgatgtttgtgtatgttggaGCGTGGCTGTGTGCGTTAGCCACCACCATCATGCCACAGTGGCTGACCATGTCCACCGAGCTGCTGGCCATAGAGAGCTACGAGCTGGGCTTGTGGGAGACATGCGTGGTGCAGGATGTTGGGGGCATGGAGTGTAGATCTTATGACAGCCTGCTGGGCCTTTCCTACGACCTCAAGCTGGCCCGCATCTTCATGTGCATTTCTCTGGCCACAGGCCTCCTGGGGATCCTGGTGGCCATCCCGGGCCTTCACCTGGTCAACAGCTGTAAAGGACAGCAGGGCCGGCGAACCAAGAGGATGCTGACTATCATGGGAGGAGTGCTGGGAATGGTGTCAGGGGTGCTCTGCCTGAtcccagtgtcctatgttgcTCATTTAGCGGTATTGCAGTTTTTTGATGACACTGTGCCTGAAGTGGTGCCACGGTGGGAGTTTGGTGATGCCTTGTTCTGTGGCTGGGTGGGAGGATTTCTCCTCGTAGTGGCTGGGCTCCTCCTGGTCACCTCTTGCTTATGCTCACAGCTGGAGCCTCAGCCCCTGCTGCAGCGGAGACACCAGGTTAGGAGTACAGATATTTGCTCCAGGAAGCGTTCAGATTATGTTTGA
- the cldn34a gene encoding claudin-34, which yields MMYLAHTAHWQFLGLVGGVVAWILTMVTAGLNDWRLWYVSDTSVITSGLAWVGIWRACFYSHTLDQMEFCHTISIGDGFVPVEISVAQVLMVVAMICGLAGSISAALAMRMAYFSVESRDHIRELFLAAGSLYVLTGLSSLVPLLWNMSSVLSNSSIDFPADFFLPAAPTSQQIGAAIGVGIFASVMIIIVGLLFLCYRYTRRPLSTEAQHVRDPLHGPWTVTTLSSSGSPNRANEDHQGRDNPGFHTGEAL from the coding sequence atgatgtACCTGGCTCACACAGCGCACTGGCAGTTCCTGGGCCTGGTGGGAGGAGTTGTGGCGTGGATCCTGACGATGGTCACAGCCGGCCTCAATGATTGGAGGCTTTGGTATGTGTCTGACACGTCCGTTATCACCTCAGGTCTGGCCTGGGTGGGCATCTGGAGGGCGTGTTTCTACAGCCACACCCTCGACCAGATGGAGTTCTGTCACACCATCAGCATTGGGGATGGCTTTGTGCCGGTGGAGATCTCTGTGGCCCAGGTTCTGATGGTGGTGGCCATGATCTGCGGCCTGGCCGGGAGCATCAGTGCAGCTTTGGCCATGAGGATGGCCTACTTCTCTGTGGAGAGTCGTGATCACATCAGAGAGCTCTTTCTGGCGGCAGGGTCTCTGTACGTGCTCACAGGGCTGAGCTCCCTGGTGCCGCTGCTGTGGAACATGAGCTCTGTGCTGAGCAACAGCTCCATAGACTTCCCTGCAGACTTCTTCCTCCCTGCAGCCCCCACCAGTCAGCAAATAGGAGCAGCCATTGGAGTGGGGATTTTTGCCTCCGTTATGATCATCATCGTTGGGCTACTGTTCCTCTGCTACCGATACACCAGGCGGCCCCTGAGCACTGAAGCACAGCATGTCAGAGACCCTCTGCACGGTCCTTGGACAGTGACGACCTTGTCATCATCAGGATCGCCAAACAGGGCCAATGAAGATCACCAAGGCAGGGATAATCCTGGATTCCACACTGGAGAGGCCTTGTGA